The proteins below are encoded in one region of Qipengyuania pelagi:
- a CDS encoding aldehyde dehydrogenase family protein, protein MTWQVLNPYDQECIGSVELVDWPQIDRWLDEARALHEDRQARLPAHERIAILQRASVLMRERAETLAMQIAREGGKPIIDARVETSRAIQSVELCIHELFASGGREIPMDLTQAGAGRKAYTFREPIGPVVAISAFNHPLNLIAHQVGPAVASGCPVLVKPAKDTPLSCKSFVEILYEAGLNENWCRFVPCSDEVAEKMVTDPRTAFFSFIGSARVGWMLRSKLAPGTRLALEHGGAAPVIVDDSVAHAKVIPPLLKGGFYHSGQVCVSVQRVFVPRAELPDFAAELAAGAEALTVGDPTNAETQCGPLIRPAEVDRVESWVDAAVQGGGRLAAGGKRTGSTLYQPTVLVDPPDDADVSRKEVFGPVVCIYGYDDVDAAITQANALPYAFQAAVFTDRMSWADYCVEALAASAVMVNDHTAFRVDWMPFAGRRQSGLGTGGIGYTMADMSEEKMVVVNSPSSVR, encoded by the coding sequence ATGACGTGGCAGGTCCTCAATCCCTACGACCAGGAATGCATTGGCAGCGTGGAGCTGGTCGACTGGCCACAAATCGATCGTTGGCTCGACGAGGCGCGCGCGCTGCACGAAGACCGGCAAGCGCGGCTCCCCGCCCATGAACGCATCGCCATCCTGCAGCGCGCCAGCGTGCTGATGCGCGAGCGCGCGGAGACGCTGGCAATGCAGATTGCGCGCGAGGGCGGCAAACCCATCATCGACGCGCGCGTGGAAACCAGTCGCGCCATTCAGAGCGTCGAACTGTGCATACACGAATTATTCGCCAGCGGCGGGCGCGAAATCCCGATGGACCTGACGCAGGCGGGGGCAGGACGCAAAGCCTATACTTTCCGTGAGCCGATCGGGCCGGTCGTGGCGATCTCCGCTTTCAATCATCCTCTGAACCTGATCGCCCATCAGGTGGGACCGGCGGTTGCAAGCGGATGCCCCGTACTGGTGAAACCGGCCAAGGACACGCCCCTTTCCTGCAAGAGCTTCGTCGAAATCCTTTATGAAGCCGGACTCAATGAAAATTGGTGCCGTTTCGTGCCGTGCTCGGACGAGGTCGCCGAAAAAATGGTCACCGATCCACGAACTGCGTTCTTCTCCTTCATCGGTTCGGCCAGAGTTGGCTGGATGCTCCGCTCCAAACTGGCCCCTGGCACCCGCTTGGCGCTGGAACATGGGGGCGCGGCCCCGGTCATCGTCGATGACAGCGTTGCGCACGCCAAGGTAATTCCTCCGCTCCTGAAAGGGGGCTTTTATCATTCTGGTCAGGTCTGCGTCTCGGTGCAGCGCGTGTTCGTTCCGCGCGCCGAATTGCCGGACTTCGCTGCCGAGCTCGCTGCGGGAGCAGAAGCGCTGACGGTGGGCGATCCGACCAATGCGGAAACCCAATGCGGTCCGCTCATTCGTCCTGCCGAAGTCGACCGCGTCGAATCCTGGGTCGATGCAGCCGTTCAGGGCGGCGGCAGGCTCGCCGCAGGGGGTAAGCGCACGGGTTCCACCCTTTACCAGCCCACGGTCCTTGTCGATCCGCCCGACGACGCCGATGTATCGCGGAAGGAAGTGTTCGGCCCTGTGGTCTGCATTTACGGATACGACGACGTCGATGCTGCGATCACGCAGGCGAACGCGCTTCCCTACGCCTTCCAGGCGGCTGTGTTTACCGACCGAATGTCCTGGGCCGATTACTGCGTCGAAGCGCTGGCCGCGTCAGCCGTAATGGTCAACGATCATACCGCATTTCGCGTCGACTGGATGCCGTTCGCAGGACGCCGTCAGTCGGGTCTCGGAACAGGCGGTATCGGTTACACGATGGCCGATATGAGCGAAGAAAAGATGGTGGTCGTGAATTCACCATCCAGCGTCCGATGA